The sequence TCAGTGTCTGTTTACCACAACCACAAAATCCATTTCAGTAAACAACAAAAGCTATAAGATGATTGAGCCATTAAGGGAATTAATTTTTGAAATACATAAAATCATATGCACTGGGCCACTGGTAGAACTTTTTGGTTCAAGAGCTTACAACAATGCAACCACCCTCAGAACAACAACTAAAACGTCCATCATCAAATCTACTAAAGTAAAATACCGAATGTATGAGATCAAACCACACCGGCAACAGTTCTATCAAAATCTTGATTGCAAGAGACATTCTTACATTGTTTAATTGATTCTGGGTCTGGATTTGGCCATCACCAGAATCACCAGCAGCTGAATTATGATTTCCGTTAGATGAGGCATCGTAAGCAGTCTGATGAAGATAACCACCATTTGACTCACTCAACTTGATACAAGAAACAGATTCTACCTCAGTAGACAAGTCATTGGTGCCAAAATTGCCCATTTCAGTAGTTCTACCATTTCTCATGTGGCCAATCCCATTTTCATCTGATGCAGATACCTCACCCCCATTCGGTGCCATTGAAGTGGCAGGGACGGCAACTGAGTCAGCATGCATATCCTTGCTGCCAGCTGCAAGAAGTGCATCTAATATTGGAGATAATCTACCATAATCATACTTATGTGGATTTTCTTCTATGATACTCATGTCATTTGAATCTTCCCCACTTCTGACCTTATCAGCAGGGACAGAAGACTGAAGGGTAACCATCTTCGGTTTTGTTAAAGACATGAGGCTTCCAGAATCAGTAACATTGGTATTATGGGTTGGTGTCTTCTCTTCAAAGACAAGGCGAACCGCCGTTGGGGTCTTGAGATCTCCTCCGGAGTCTGACCTTGCAAGACTATGGTAATGCattgaaaattgtcttttgCAAAAACAAACCATAAAATGCGGTATAATTTTCGACTAAGACATGAAATTTACACACTCAGCGAAATTACTACCTAACACAAACAACAAGATAAGCTATGCAGTTACAAATTCAATTACCGGCATCCTTTTCGAGTAATTTAAAGTACAGTAATATAAAGCACCAATTACATAAGCCATTAAGTACTAACATCCTATAAAGAATCTTCCTTTACTTTCCTAATTGTgtattaattactaattaatcaaaaataagataaaatttaTAGCTTACCGTCATTAGAGGTAGCAGAGCACGGAACACTACTCCCAGGAGAGGGCGATCCAATTGGCCTGAAAAACGACTTTCTCCCGTCGTCGTTTTCGTCATCGTCATCGGAATCCCTAAAATCGTCGCTGTCACCGCCCAAGTCCCTAAAAAACCCTATCACCGGGTTCTCGGCCTGTTCGAAGTCTTTTTGAGAGCTGGCTTGGGCTTGGGGTCGGGAGGTATGTCGTAGTCCTCGTCGCTGTTGAAGATGTGGACGGAGGTGATCTCTGTGCTCACGCGGCGGGAGAGCTTCCCCTTGATTCTTAGGGCTATTGTTCCGGTTCGGTCTCGGAGTTGCAGGGCTCATCTGGGGCGTTGGAGGCCATCGGAAATGGAGGAATCGGAGAGGGAGATTGGGAAAATTAGGGTTTGCAGTTTGAATTTGGTCGGAGTAGTGCGCTGTGTGTGTCAGTCCCTGTAGGACAGTGgagcgggagagagagagagagggagtagagggaaaattattttaatggtttaaaaatgttttatttatttacgaCGGGTCGTTTGATTCGTTTCtgttttgaattttcatttttctagttTTTGAATAATTGCAATTTTGTCCCTCGagcattttgttttaatttgtctTGATTTAGTGGTAATTCTTTCTTCCAAATTTCCAACGATAGAAGGAATCTCATGTTCATAATTAGTCTACATAATTTAATGGCATAATTTTCCCCTTGCAAGTGTGCGGTTTTAACTTTGACTCATATAGATAGTGAATTCAATATCTAATTTTTATTACTGGCTTATTATGTGACTTGAATTAAATTCCTTCAAAATCCAACTTCACATCACACGACAAAACCAGGTTCTACAAAAATGATGACTTATAAGTTGGACTAAATGATTGATGTTTTATATCAGCATATGATCCAGTCACTAAATACTAATAAATGAGTGAGAGCCGTCTCAATAAAAAGAAATGACTACCATCAAGGCTAGTGTTTTAAAATGAGTCAACGACATAAGTTTCGTGCATGTAAATGGGATGGCATGTAAGATCAGTCATATGTCATGCTCGCCTTGCATCATCATCTTTACTTCCTCCCAAGCCGCTGCAAGTATATATGCAAGTAATGAGCTCAGAAAATGCAAATAAGGGGGAGGATTGCCtgacttatcaatgtgattagtgcgtacgcacctcaagtagggttggatacgagttcgaaggagaaattttgggaagacctttgagacttggtgcaaggaattactcagacggagaagttatttataggaggagatttaaatggacacgtgggcagggagacaggcaactatggaggttttcatggtggccatggttttggggagagaaacgaggatggggaagctatcttggattttgcaatggcatatgatctcttcttagccaacaccttctttaagaagagagaagaacatgtgatcacctacaagagtgggtcgtcaaaaacacaaatagattttcttctaatgaggaaaggggatcgtataacttgtaaggattgcaaagttataccaggagagagcgtggctaatcaacatcgcttgttggtgatggatgtacatatcaaaagagtgagaaaaaagaacaagacttggaagtgcccaaggactagatggtggaatctaaaagaagaaaaacaagccattttcaaagagaaagtaatcacccagtgtgtgtgggatagagagggggaagctaaccaaatgtgggattccatggctagttttatccgaaaagtagcaaaagaggtattaggagagtccaagggctttgccccacaccaaaaggaatcttggtggtggaatgaggaggtacaaacaaaggtgaaggctaagaaggaatgttgtaaagccttatacaaggataggaccgatgaaaatggtgaaaggtatagaaaagcgaagcaagaggtgaagaaagctgtgagagaagctaagttagcggcttatgacgatatgtataagcgactagataccaaagaaggagagttggatatctataaactagctagagcaagggaaaagaagacaagggacctaaaccaagtgaggtacatcaaggatgaggatggaaatgttcttgctacagagaacacggttaaagacagatggaaaggttattttcataatcttttcaatgaaggacatgaaaagagtgcttctttaggggagttgaggaactcagaagagtgtagaaactactctttttatcgtagaatccggaaggaagaagtggttgtagctttgaagaagatgaagcatagaaaagcagtaggcccagacgatataccaatcgaagtgtggaaagttttgggagagacatgtataacatggctcactgaccttttcaataggattttgaaaacgaagaagatgccaaatgagtggcgaatgagcactttggtgcatatctacaagaataagggcgatgtacaaaattgcatgaactataggggtattaagctaatgagtcatacaatgaagctttgggagagagtcattgagcatagattgaggcaagagacacgggtttcagacaaccaattcgggttcatgccaggacgctcaaccatggaggcaatctatctcttacgaagattgatggaaagatatagagatgggaaaaaggatttacacatggtctttatagatttggaaaaagcgtatgatagggtcccaagagacattctttggaggattttagagaagaaaggagtacgagtagcatatatccaagctatacaggatatgtatgaaggagcaaagactgccgtaagaactcatgaaggacaaaccgaaagctttcccataactgtaggattacatcaaggctcatccttaagttcttacctttttgcgttggtaatggatgagttaacaggacatattcaagatgatattccttggtgtatgcttttcgcagacgatatagtgttgatagatgaaactcaggtaggggtaaatgcaaagcttaacctttggagagaagtgttggaatctaaaggtcttcgcctaagccgatcaaagacagaatatatggagtgcaagttcagtgcaaatagaggccaaaacgagttaggggtgaggatcggagatcaagaaataccaaagagcgaccgtttccgttacctaggatctatcttgcaaaagaacggagaattagatggagatctcaaccatagaatacaagctggatggatgaagtggaagaatgcatccggcgtgttgtgtgaccgccgtatgccactgaagctcaagggaaaattttataggacggcaataaggccggcgatgctgtatggcacagaatgttgggcggtgaagcatcaacacgtacacaaaatgggtgtagcggagatgaggatgcttcgttggatgtgtgggcacacgagaaaggataagattaggaatgaggatatccggggtaaagtaggagtagccgaaattgaaggaaagatgagagaaaatcggttacggtggtttggacatgtgcaaagaaggcctactgacgctctgattagaagatgcgactataggacagaggttcagggccgaaggggtagaggaagacctaggaaaactttggaagagaccctaagaaaagacttagagtacttggatctaacggaggacatgacacaggacagaacacaatggcgttctaagattcatatagccgatcccactcagtgacttggattttccaagtctccaaccgagaagttttcctcactcgggaaattaagggaacactacctcaacctacatgctccactcacaaagtttcaacatacaagcttcaacaaaagaaaattcaaagaacttagcgaagaaggctttggtgtatttaacacaatacgttgaaatgaaggaaagcttatttattgatatccccgataagttacaaatatgtacatatacttgagtgaaaataaacaaacaagagggagccttcacaaaggttgcttaggagaagtctcagcagtcggtagagccccagaaagagaagacaccagagggggatcattcggagcctcagtactggacaaaaccctagaaggaggaggcatcagaggttgatcatttggagcttcattacgcggtacagccccagaagacgaaggaaataaatgtctttggaacaaacccacaaatctctgatgatcaagtaaaacctgaccatcagattccttcatctggtcaagcttcctcttcatgtttgtagcatagttatgtgcgagccggtgcaactgtttattctcatgcttgagccctctaatctcctgtttgagactcatcacttcagccaccaatgattcaacttggcgggttcgagcaaataggcgttgggccatattagacacagaacctgcacactgaacactgagagccagagaatccttaacagccaactcatcagaccgtttggaaagtagtctgttatcttttggagtgagaaggttcctggccactaccgcagtggtcatatcattcttcatcacggaatccccaacggtaagaggaccagtaggggagacgaaggatgtgcgcctgatgtgaaaaataagttaacacacaaattaaaccctcttgttgacaattgtagtatatgtataagtagggatcgttctggaccggggattaggagggcttgctaataacctctcacttgactcaaaaatataagaagaaacttaaaaacacaaaagtaggctttaaaacactaaactagactcaaagagttcaaaacaaacttaagcACACTTTGATACAAGAAAATAAATGGGGGGTATTGGTTTTGGTTGTGATTgagataaaaagtaaaactaaagatatggttgatggattagctagagatccattcttcacacatgacacacttgtacatgaattgatttccaattgcttttcaatagattatgaaactcaacaccccagattaaccgtgatgcactaattaatcctcagattttccttgatttattgaattggatgaatgcatacaacaatccaaattattctccaaaagtcctctacatgaatgcataatagagatacaatcaaagatcattacgttctatgaaaatcataagtgttaacgaggcattcgtaactatgaatgcatgatacgtttgccaagaattcaattaacgcgattgtgactagcaaccttcactaccaatgaatataaacttgtaacgattaggtgaaactcatttatatcctagcatcaaattcatgcatgaaaactaaatatgcatccttaatcaacatacaagaattagttttgaagaaagtagttaattgaattgcattcacaacttattaaatcacaattggaagaaatcaattcatatctcaagcatgttcatggcttcgaacttccccctagctaagtaaggttttagttcctcatacttgcaattaaacaaaaacaattgatattaaacatagaaaaacaaagtagaatacacctagaatgctccaacaactccaatggaatggctagcacaactccaagcactccttcttctttgcaagcagcggcactagaggttttggacggttttgggtggtttttatggtgtagaatggatggggaatggtatggaaatgtttagggttgatgggtggtgtggctaggggtgatttttggctgaatttggagagaatggtggtggagaggTGTGGCTAAGGCAAGGATaaaatctgtttttttttatgaatatggaaggtggtatttataggcttgagagaggaccactccatatcctttgcatgtgcagcttgtgtgggtgtgtgttggcatgtttcctctttacatttacacacacatgcttcatcatttcaaccacaacacacacacattttctgccctattttcctttacatttacacacacatgcttcatcatttcaagcaccaaacacccacattttcagcccatgtttctcctttcctttgcatgtgttgTGCCTTCtcttctagctgtgcatttccacttgctccaaagacAAATGAGtgtaatcataaccccatttgctgttgagtgttgatgacaaagcaaaacacaaaacaagtgccttttattagccaaatctgcttagcccgtttctaaacctttcagtgttaaaatgcccataacttcttctagaaaaatgatattaacaatctgtaaattgctccagaaagtagacatccgtagctttccaagcatataaggctcattctctcattcattcggagctgttcgtaacatgcttccaaagtcagctaatctgcacaggcagttttgacgaatttgttggttgtccatgtttctcttttgcacatgcctttcttgctgttttcttctttgcatgtgtgtgttgtcatctttgtttctcctttgcacatgacatgtgctgtccatgtttagatcccctttgcatttgcacacacttgcttcatcatttcaatcacaaaacacacacaattccttcacctttgccatgagttttgtcttcactttgcatgtgggcttctttgcatgtgtttttccttgcaattacacacacacacttgcacacacaaaagcccaaaacgtccatcctcatgtctccatgtttgcaccatccaatcttagcccaaaaatgctccaaagtgctccaaaatgtaccttcttgcatccttggcccaaagaacctacaaacacacaaaaatggcttaaactactaacataactaagaactaagaacataaatgcacgaaaacaaacatactaagtcgcataaatatgctcttatcagcgccatatattgtctggagaaggcggggctgcctcttcaacaaggttcaagtcaaaacgacggttggaggggccagacattttcaaaggtgttgaagagagaagaggtcggacaaatcaagatcttagaagtgcaagaatggagcgcaacatcagctttccagataccacaaaccactttttcaaagtgctctgacagagttaaaacatgtgaagctggcagctcccactaccgtgctatgaccaagcagggtaaaggaatagcattattacttgatgttagggagactcctatatatgtcgacctccatccctaacggacaggcagacctgcaaaaatgttcaaccctttctcttatctgagagggcactcccaacgaagtctttcgaaatattcagctttctttccccccgataatacctctgtaaacaagctatactaaagcaagaatatctcatatcatcagggttaaaagcaagagtatcccatatcatgctttttccctgtcttttcctttgaccttgttcttacctgcaagacaaggagaaagagagcaatcaatcagcacttggaatcaagcttccagccaggaactagctgcctggaaccccttacctgattacttacctgacattgctctcgagtactcatcttcaacatcttatgcttccagggaagataccgcatatgcctgaggaacagatagggcaagtgagaaggatacaaggaagcatgtggagacaagcgtaacagcacacatgccgatacatctactactctgtcaaaagcaaaagtatcccatatcagcagggtcgaacatactctagatttgatggacttgttttgaccctcaaattcttcagtcggccttatactctggaggaaaccagaaaacccttcagcccggttcaagaataagcctgtggaaagttacttcttcaaaagcaaaagtatcccatatcatctcttctcatttttcttctctttatccttcatgctgcctgcaagatagggagaatgtgaacaatcagccggagctctgattgcttaccttgtctgtcacctctttcagcagatcccctagcccggcgacttgggggactcctactacatggtttgtatcgcgcttgaccaagcctgaaactataagtaagcttcaagtgaaattgatacattaccttgtgcatctccaccagttacagataccacccctggatggaggaagagtacttccagagaagatgccacatctacctatgagacagataagacaagtcaagacgataccacactccggtacttagaagtttcgtggttacgagatcattctcccacaatatttcctaatgtcatttgtactaaatcattcacttgtactcactaaaggagagtttgaacctatgtacttgtgtaaacccttcacaattaatgagaactcctctattccgtgaacgtagccaatctgggtgaaccacgtacatcttgtgtttgctttcctatctctatccatttatatacttatccacactaatgaccggagcaatctagcgaagatcacaaaaagtgaccgttttcgctacctaggatctatcttgcaagagaacggagaattagatggagatctcaaccatagaatacaagctggatggatgaagtgtaagagtgcatccggcgtgttgtgtgaccgtcgtaggccactgaagctcaagggaaaattttataggacggcaataaggccagcgatgttgtatggcacagaatgttgggcggtgaagcatcaacacgtacacaaaatgggtgtagcggagatgaggatgctttgtgggaTGTATGAGCACAcgataaaggataagattgggaatgaggatatccgaggtaaagtaggagtagccaaaattgaaggaaatatgagagaaaatcggttccggtggtttggacatgtgcaaagaaggcctactgacgctccggttcgaaaatgtgactacgggacagaggttcagggccgaaggggtagaggaagacctaggaaagctttggaagagaccctaagaaaagacttgagtacttggatctaacggagggcatgacacaaaaccgagcgcaatggcgttctaggattcatatagctgaccccacttagtgggaaaaggctttgttgttgttgttgttgttggagttTGCTATGCTGAAGTGGTTTGGACAAGGAACAAAGATGGAGATGCCACCTACCCTCTAGTGCCTGGGCACGGATATATGTTCATCCATTAactcatgattttatttttatcatatgATTAATTCTTAATTAACTACTGATTAATGTACAAATTATAGACATGAGATTGCCGAGGTAGGTCCGAATAATGTTCCCGGATTCAAAGTTGGTGATCATGTCGGAGTTGGAACTCATATTAATTCATGCAGAAGTTGTGATTATTGTAACGACATCCTTTAAGTTTAATGTGAAGGACTTGTTTACATTTACAACCGTCTCGACGTCGATGGTACCATGATGAAGGGTGGATTTTCCACTTACATTGTTGTCCATGAAATGTGTTGTGTCGCCTCACGAGAAGTTATTTAATTTGATAGTTATACCAACCCATAGTGTTGCTAATTAATCAGCATGTTGCAATGTTCCATATTTATTGCTCTTTGTTAATTAAAATGCTAGGTGGCGCAATCTGAATGGGTAAcaattacacccaaaaaaaaaaaagttagagtTAGTCTTTGACTTTGTCCTGTGGGAGTTGGAGAGAGAAACTCTTTTTCTCTGTTTATAACTTCAGCGTACCTTAACCCCTAAGCGCACCTCGACCACGTTTATGTGAGTTTAAGCCTTCTCCCACTGGGCAGAGGCGTTTCCACCAACGCCCCGCCTCCAAAGCTGGCTAGGCGCACCCCGAGCCATGTTTTTTAAAACACTGATTCCGTTCAACAGAAATTCAAATGAGTAATAACATTAGTAGTCATATATAAATGATCAGTTGATCTTAATTTTcattgaaaataattttttgtaaatcATTAGCTTAGTGCACAAGAACGTGGAACAAATTGAGGTGAAGTAAAATAAGCTGAAGCAATTTGCCTACTTCTAGCTTAGGACGCTTTGACTACAATTGGACTCCTCACATAGTGTTTACCATCTGACCATATCAACTTCCCAAACACATAGTTTTTAGCTTGGTTTGCTTCTTTAACCTGCAGGAGTACCTTAAAGCTCTTCTCTTCACCAATTTTCATGAACTTCAACTTCTTTGGCTCGACAGAAATCGATACCCCATCCGGGCTTTGGATATTCGCCTTATATGTTCCTGGAGAGCCAACATTTTTCACTGTTCTAGTCACCTCAAGGGATCCAGAGAGTTTAGGGACAGTGATTGAGGGGTAGTTGAGGTTAGTGGGACTAATAGCTGGTTTGGGGCACTCATACGTATCCTCTGAAAACATTTCCATTTCTGTTTCGTTGTAGCCCATTGCGCACAGGAAGTTCAAGTAATCGTTATGGGATAAATCGTATACCAATCCAGGATCCAtagcactgtttgggttaacaTGTCCTGCGCCGTAACTAAATGGTGTTGCCTCATAGAAAGAAGCATTGAGCAATGGTTCCATGCTGTTATCTCGTGTTATCGCTGTGTAACACAggatttgaaagaaaatatCAGAAAGACGAGTAATGGTCTCTTGACAGACGTTAATGTGAAGCGAATACATAAATGACTGTGCGTAGGGACTTCTTACCGGTGGTCATGATTGCAGATTTAATGGCTGCAGGACTCC is a genomic window of Malus domestica chromosome 09, GDT2T_hap1 containing:
- the LOC103429213 gene encoding uncharacterized protein codes for the protein MSPATPRPNRNNSPKNQGEALPPREHRDHLRPHLQQRRGLRHTSRPQAQASSQKDFEQAENPVIGFFRDLGGDSDDFRDSDDDDENDDGRKSFFRPIGSPSPGSSVPCSATSNDDSGGDLKTPTAVRLVFEEKTPTHNTNVTDSGSLMSLTKPKMVTLQSSVPADKVRSGEDSNDMSIIEENPHKYDYGRLSPILDALLAAGSKDMHADSVAVPATSMAPNGGEVSASDENGIGHMRNGRTTEMGNFGTNDLSTEVESVSCIKLSESNGGYLHQTAYDASSNGNHNSAAGDSGDGQIQTQNQLNNVRMSLAIKILIELLPVWFDLIHSVFYFSRFDDGRFSCCSEGGCIVVSS